In Massilia forsythiae, one DNA window encodes the following:
- a CDS encoding Dabb family protein: protein MLKHIVMWKLKDQAEGADRATNAIEMKRRLDECAAIVPGILKFEVVIAQPGFETTYDMVLYSEFTDKAALDAYIQHPTHQALLPFVGAVREGRQCMDYEV from the coding sequence ATGCTGAAGCACATCGTCATGTGGAAACTGAAGGACCAGGCCGAAGGCGCCGACCGCGCCACCAACGCCATCGAAATGAAGCGCCGACTCGACGAGTGCGCCGCCATCGTGCCCGGCATCCTGAAATTCGAGGTCGTGATCGCCCAGCCTGGCTTCGAAACCACCTACGACATGGTGCTGTACTCGGAATTCACGGACAAGGCGGCGCTGGACGCGTACATCCAGCATCCGACGCACCAGGCGCTGCTGCCGTTCGTCGGCGCCGTGCGCGAGGGGCGCCAGTGCATGGACTACGAGGTGTGA
- a CDS encoding TonB-dependent receptor plug domain-containing protein: MSPYPVRSSLAIALLLPAAGMAQTAASTGTTQSTSATPASTAAAKPAAASKDQPAIQTVEVKGAASSYDPRRDDTASKTVINAEEIRKYGDDNIFDVLKRAPGVTVTGKTIRMRGLGAGYTQILVNGDRPPPGFSLDTLTPDQIERIEVVRAASAEFSMQSIAGTINIVLRKLVSKPQHDLRLGLMHSSQQNNGNVNGTWAEKVGSFSYFLNGSLYGGKNAVASTSTDRFTLPSGQVSQERNQAFDGGGSYRGIALFPRVAWKFENGDELNLSAGGYATRSNWDNVSRTDNLVGTFATPDYVENFSGSPATQRMLRGEVNWIAKLAGGKLDLTLSHERTRNTNGDDDTYYTAGRALRLLRDWDSTVHARRESLRAKYTRSLFDGHALAAGIDTSVQENDEVRVRDEQLGAAAPTRAVDRFAPRVTRFAAYAQDEWSIDKQLSLYLGARWEGVHTDSSADSSGDTVSAGSVAGSAADSAADVHARNHVLGPVLQALYKFPGASGRQLRLALTRTYKAPTIDQLTARRYYAAVNTRFNADAGGNPDLRPELAKGIDVAYEHYLAQGAMVSVSVSRRAITDTIRSRLDLDPDGRWVVRPLNDGDALVRSLETEFKTPGKLLGDALAAFDLRASLARNWSQVSSVPGPGNRLDAQTPLSGTVGIDYRKGDLSLGSSFSYQKGAWVRVSEFQSQRQFIQRNLDAYALWKFNPRYQLRLSLSNILQQDTRQDRLYRDAAGTSRERSFQPGVRRAGVNLEMKL, encoded by the coding sequence ATGTCTCCGTACCCAGTCCGTTCTTCCCTCGCCATCGCACTGCTGCTGCCCGCCGCCGGCATGGCGCAGACCGCCGCCTCCACCGGCACCACGCAGTCCACTTCGGCTACGCCCGCCAGCACGGCCGCAGCCAAGCCCGCCGCCGCCAGCAAGGACCAGCCCGCCATTCAGACCGTCGAGGTGAAGGGCGCCGCCAGCAGCTACGACCCGCGCCGCGACGACACCGCCAGCAAGACCGTGATCAACGCCGAGGAGATCCGCAAGTACGGCGACGACAATATCTTCGACGTACTGAAACGCGCGCCCGGCGTCACCGTCACCGGCAAGACCATCCGCATGCGCGGCCTGGGCGCCGGCTATACCCAGATCCTGGTCAACGGCGACCGCCCGCCGCCCGGCTTTTCGCTGGATACGCTGACGCCGGACCAGATCGAGCGCATCGAGGTGGTGCGCGCCGCCAGCGCCGAGTTCTCGATGCAGTCGATCGCCGGCACCATCAACATCGTGCTGCGTAAGCTGGTCAGCAAGCCCCAGCACGACCTGCGCCTGGGCCTGATGCATTCGTCGCAACAAAACAACGGCAACGTCAACGGCACCTGGGCCGAGAAGGTCGGCAGTTTCTCGTACTTCCTCAACGGCTCGCTGTATGGCGGCAAGAACGCCGTCGCCTCCACGAGCACCGACCGCTTCACGCTGCCCTCGGGCCAGGTGTCCCAGGAACGCAACCAGGCCTTCGACGGCGGCGGCAGCTACCGCGGCATCGCCCTGTTCCCGCGCGTGGCGTGGAAGTTCGAGAACGGCGACGAACTGAACCTGTCCGCCGGCGGCTACGCCACCCGCTCCAACTGGGACAACGTGTCGCGCACCGACAACCTGGTCGGCACCTTCGCGACGCCGGATTATGTCGAGAACTTTTCCGGCTCGCCGGCCACCCAGCGCATGCTGCGCGGCGAGGTCAACTGGATCGCCAAGCTGGCCGGCGGCAAGCTGGACCTGACGCTGTCGCACGAGCGCACCCGCAACACCAACGGCGACGACGACACGTACTACACTGCCGGGCGCGCGCTGCGCCTGCTGCGCGACTGGGACAGCACCGTGCATGCGCGGCGCGAATCGCTGCGCGCCAAGTACACGCGCTCGCTGTTCGACGGCCATGCGCTGGCGGCGGGGATCGATACCAGCGTGCAGGAGAACGACGAGGTGCGCGTGCGCGACGAGCAGTTGGGCGCGGCGGCGCCGACCCGCGCCGTCGACCGCTTCGCGCCGCGCGTGACCCGCTTCGCCGCCTATGCGCAGGACGAATGGAGCATCGATAAGCAGCTGTCGCTGTACCTGGGCGCACGCTGGGAAGGTGTACATACCGACAGCAGTGCGGACAGCAGCGGCGACACGGTATCGGCCGGCAGCGTGGCCGGAAGCGCAGCCGACAGCGCGGCCGACGTCCACGCGCGCAACCACGTGCTCGGCCCGGTGCTGCAGGCCCTCTACAAATTCCCCGGCGCCAGCGGACGCCAGCTGCGCTTGGCCCTGACCCGCACCTACAAGGCGCCGACCATCGACCAGCTGACCGCGCGCCGCTACTACGCCGCGGTGAACACGCGCTTCAACGCCGATGCCGGCGGCAACCCGGACCTGCGCCCGGAACTGGCCAAGGGCATCGACGTGGCCTACGAACACTACCTGGCGCAGGGCGCGATGGTGTCGGTGAGCGTGTCGCGGCGCGCCATCACCGACACCATCCGCAGCCGCCTGGATCTCGATCCCGACGGCCGCTGGGTGGTGCGCCCGCTGAACGACGGCGATGCGCTGGTGCGCTCGCTGGAGACGGAATTCAAGACGCCGGGCAAGCTGCTGGGCGATGCGCTGGCCGCCTTCGACCTGCGCGCCAGCCTGGCGCGCAACTGGTCGCAGGTGTCCTCCGTGCCCGGGCCCGGCAACCGGCTGGATGCGCAGACGCCGCTGTCCGGCACCGTCGGCATCGACTACCGCAAGGGCGACCTGAGCCTGGGTTCCAGCTTCTCGTACCAGAAGGGCGCCTGGGTGCGAGTCTCGGAATTCCAGTCGCAGCGCCAGTTTATCCAGCGTAACCTCGATGCCTACGCGCTGTGGAAATTCAATCCGCGCTACCAGCTGCGGCTGTCGCTGTCGAACATCCTGCAGCAGGATACCCGCCAGGACCGCCTGTACCGGGACGCCGCCGGTACGTCGCGCGAACGCAGCTTCCAGCCGGGCGTGCGCCGGGCCGGCGTCAACCTCGAAATGAAGCTGTGA
- a CDS encoding secondary thiamine-phosphate synthase enzyme YjbQ, producing the protein MTRQAILAFHTRGRGTRDITPDVARVVADSGVRCGLAHVFVQHTSCSLTITENADPDVRRDLETIVARLAPDGDPAYLHDSEGPDDMSAHGRTMLTDTAVTVPVGDGRLLLGTWQGIYLWEHRSAPHRRTVVVTVLG; encoded by the coding sequence ATGACCCGCCAGGCCATCCTCGCGTTCCATACGCGCGGGCGTGGCACGCGCGACATCACGCCCGATGTCGCCCGGGTGGTGGCGGACAGCGGCGTGCGCTGCGGCCTGGCGCACGTGTTCGTGCAGCACACCAGCTGTTCGCTGACGATCACCGAGAATGCCGACCCCGACGTGCGGCGCGACCTGGAAACCATCGTGGCGCGCCTGGCGCCGGACGGCGACCCGGCCTACCTCCACGACAGCGAAGGGCCGGACGACATGTCGGCGCACGGGCGCACGATGCTGACCGATACCGCCGTCACGGTGCCGGTGGGCGACGGCCGCCTGCTGCTCGGCACCTGGCAGGGCATCTACCTGTGGGAGCACCGCAGCGCGCCGCACCGGCGCACGGTGGTGGTGACGGTGCTGGGCTAG
- a CDS encoding tyrosine-type recombinase/integrase — protein MDSPTDTLAWDAWDRAPNVAFAAFVVTPEFVKTSSRQRDVIPLPISEESAAVYKFMFGKFAAWMVTERLKLSTVDAAALQRFIHQTTNGKRDLNSKIAYRYLRLLERCYEFLQRSPNPARDAIAATDRAHLAKDEPMTALTADELQRFLASLPAARAKDQKAGAGWKRRRDRAMQVVMALAGLKVAETIGLLVDEVGRQPNIDGSLDIEITPEYKHRTSYEHTAVLPREGVLELDAWMKERAELGIPGDLAFPASIEGEPLHKATVYRQVKASFERAGIAVSRAGGRTLRNTFASQQWRQGTPQDELTTMLGLALERSAEAYKYARTNPDGTVDAEDIPPAGAVETDAPAGSAPDADAGEDDDTGSAQR, from the coding sequence ATGGATTCCCCCACCGACACCCTGGCCTGGGATGCCTGGGACCGCGCCCCCAACGTCGCCTTCGCCGCCTTCGTCGTCACGCCCGAATTCGTGAAGACCTCGAGCCGCCAGCGCGACGTGATCCCGCTGCCGATCTCCGAGGAATCGGCCGCCGTCTACAAATTCATGTTCGGCAAATTCGCCGCGTGGATGGTGACCGAACGCCTCAAGCTGTCGACCGTCGACGCCGCCGCCCTTCAGCGCTTCATCCACCAGACCACCAACGGCAAGCGCGACCTGAACAGCAAGATCGCCTACCGCTACCTGCGCCTGCTGGAACGCTGCTACGAATTCCTGCAGCGCTCCCCCAACCCGGCGCGCGACGCCATCGCCGCCACCGACCGCGCCCATCTGGCCAAGGACGAGCCGATGACCGCGCTCACCGCCGACGAGCTGCAGCGCTTCCTGGCCAGCCTGCCGGCCGCGCGCGCCAAGGACCAGAAGGCCGGCGCGGGCTGGAAGCGGCGGCGCGACCGCGCCATGCAGGTCGTGATGGCGCTGGCCGGCCTCAAGGTGGCCGAGACCATCGGCCTGCTGGTCGACGAGGTCGGCCGCCAGCCCAACATCGACGGCAGTCTCGACATCGAGATCACGCCGGAATACAAGCACCGCACCAGCTACGAGCACACCGCCGTGCTGCCGCGCGAGGGCGTGCTGGAACTGGACGCCTGGATGAAGGAGCGCGCCGAACTGGGGATTCCGGGCGACCTGGCGTTCCCGGCCAGCATCGAGGGCGAGCCGTTGCACAAGGCCACCGTCTACCGCCAGGTCAAAGCCAGCTTCGAGCGCGCCGGGATCGCGGTATCACGCGCCGGCGGGCGCACGCTGCGCAATACCTTCGCGTCCCAGCAGTGGCGGCAGGGAACGCCGCAGGACGAGCTGACCACGATGCTGGGGCTGGCGCTGGAGCGCTCGGCAGAGGCTTACAAGTATGCGCGGACCAATCCGGACGGTACCGTCGATGCAGAGGATATCCCGCCCGCCGGCGCCGTGGAGACAGATGCACCAGCCGGCTCCGCCCCAGACGCTGATGCTGGAGAGGATGACGATACTGGCAGTGCGCAGCGATGA
- a CDS encoding SDR family NAD(P)-dependent oxidoreductase: MNDFAGRVAIVTGAAGALGCEFARQAAALGMKLVLADQDAAALERLTDTLLASGAEVLAMVCDVGVCAHVEELADAAMIRFHGVHLLFNDGSTGAHAAAAGAAWDASEAVWKSALDAGLWGAIHAVRIFTPLMIECARRDAGYRGHIVNTASVDGLANAPARAIGNVCGHALLALAETLHHDLRRAAAPIGVSVLCLPPASTGGADAQRPPAAALAGLAFDAVRSGAFYVPPQPQALDALEGRLRAIADGRAPFDPGADAAGGAGAAP; the protein is encoded by the coding sequence ATGAACGACTTTGCCGGCCGCGTCGCGATCGTCACCGGCGCCGCCGGCGCGCTCGGCTGCGAGTTCGCCCGGCAGGCGGCGGCGCTCGGGATGAAGCTGGTGCTGGCCGACCAGGATGCCGCCGCGCTCGAACGGCTCACCGATACGCTGCTGGCGAGCGGCGCCGAGGTGCTGGCGATGGTGTGCGACGTCGGCGTCTGCGCGCACGTCGAGGAATTGGCCGACGCCGCCATGATCCGCTTCCATGGCGTGCATCTGCTGTTCAACGATGGCAGCACCGGTGCGCATGCGGCGGCCGCCGGCGCCGCCTGGGATGCCAGCGAGGCCGTCTGGAAAAGCGCGCTGGACGCCGGCCTGTGGGGCGCCATCCACGCGGTGCGCATCTTCACGCCGCTGATGATCGAGTGCGCCAGGCGCGACGCCGGCTACCGCGGCCATATCGTCAACACCGCCTCGGTGGACGGGCTGGCCAATGCGCCGGCGCGCGCCATCGGCAACGTCTGCGGCCATGCGCTGCTGGCGCTGGCGGAAACCCTGCACCACGACCTGCGCCGGGCTGCTGCGCCGATCGGCGTGTCGGTGCTGTGCCTGCCGCCGGCGTCCACCGGCGGCGCCGACGCGCAGCGGCCGCCGGCAGCCGCGCTGGCCGGCCTGGCCTTCGACGCGGTGCGCAGCGGCGCCTTCTACGTGCCGCCGCAGCCGCAAGCGCTGGATGCGCTGGAAGGGCGCCTGCGCGCCATCGCCGATGGACGCGCGCCGTTCGATCCCGGCGCGGATGCCGCCGGCGGCGCGGGAGCGGCGCCATGA